In the Oryza glaberrima chromosome 6, OglaRS2, whole genome shotgun sequence genome, one interval contains:
- the LOC127777378 gene encoding transcription factor PHYTOCHROME INTERACTING FACTOR-LIKE 15-like, whose protein sequence is MDEQRGRGGFDELVLLHQQQEQRRRREQQQEEEEEEEVRRQMFGAVVGGLAAFPAAAAALGQQQVDCGGELGGFCDSEAGGSSEPEAAAGARPRGGSGSKRSRAAEVHNLSEKRRRSKINEKMKALQSLIPNSNKTDKASMLDEAIEYLKQLQLQVQMLSMRNGVYLNPSYLSGALEPAQASQMFAALGGNNVTVAHPGTVMPPVNQSSGAHHLFDPLNSPPQNQPQSLILPSVPSTAIPEPPFHLESSQSHLRQFQLPGSSEMVFHGEIMPKHHLSSHQESLRGNEMNSIRKESSMLNTNNFDGVSLSKEQS, encoded by the exons atggacgAGCAGCGGGGACGCGGGGGGTTCGACGAACTGGTGCTCTTGcatcagcagcaggagcagcggaggcggagggagcagcagcaggaggaggaggaggaagaggaggtgcGGCGCCAGATGTTCGGCGCGGTGGTCGGTGGGCTAGCCGCGttccctgcggcggcggcggctctgggACAGCAGCAGGTGGACTGCGGCGGGGAGCTGGGCGGGTTCTGCGACAGCGAGGCGGGCGGGTCGTcggagccggaggcggcggcgggggcgcgcccGCGCGGGGGATCCGGCAGCAAGcggagccgcgccgccgaggtGCACAACCTCTCCGAGAAG aggaggaggagcaagatCAACGAGAAGATGAAGGCATTGCAGAGCCTGATACCGAATTCCAACAAG ACTGACAAGGCATCCATGCTTGACGAAGCCATCGAGTACCTGAAGCAACTGCAGCTCCAAGTGCAG ATGCTCTCAATGAGAAACGGTGTTTACTTGAACCCATCTTATTTATCTGGAGCACTTGAGCCTGCGCAAGCATCACAGATGTTTGCAGCCCTTGGTGGTAACAACGTCACAGTGGCGCACCCCGGGACAGTGATGCCACCAGTGAACCAAAGCTCAGGAGCTCATCATTTGTTTGATCCATTGAACTCTCCTCCACAAAATCAACCACAATCTCTAATCCTACCAAGTGTTCCTAGCACAGCCATTCCTGAGCCTCCATTTCACCTGGAGTCATCACAGTCCCACCTTCGACAATTTCAGTTGCCTGGATCCTCTGAG ATGGTGTTTCATGGAGAGATAATGCCAAAGCACCACCTATCATCACATCAAGAAAGTCTGCGAG GAAACGAGATGAACTCCATCAGGAAAGAATCATCCATGTTGAACACCAATAATTTTGATGGTGTCTCACTTAGCAAAGAGCAATCATAG
- the LOC127777379 gene encoding protein ALP1-like, translating into MRRWKGASGRRTRLRTDASGRGGGVVNVASLLRSPPLQSSTTKSPPVFPIHRQRNHHHHHAPRPPPMTPPPTTPLLLLLLTHHLTAAAAALLVLLDPPSPSARKRRRLDVEELDPVPLPSLQPEPEPLPLPPTSPDHYPLAFRVSAPTFNFLAGLLDPLLSHPSLPSSTLLALALARLATGLPYATLAALFRVPASAPRAASRRLRRVLLANFRFWLAFPAEPSSAAASSPLPSCRGALACARFDGPDGPLAAQLVAGASSRVLSLAAGFRGDRTDLEVLKLSSLYQELEQGKVLDHGQYLAGDGDGYPLLPWLMVPFRGPAVPGSPEAEFNAAHDAMCRKARRTVRSLKGWGAIARLRDEESPRAAVACIGTCAMLHNVLLAREDHSALAPEETDLPPAVQRRADDGDAAGVEDLEIHRRASAFRGALAATMRRR; encoded by the coding sequence ATGAGGAGATGGAAGGGGGCGAGTGGGCGACGAACGCGACTGCGCACGGACGCGTCCGGGCGGGGCGGGGGCGTCGTCAACGTCGCGTCACTGCTACGATCGCCTCCCCTCCAATCCTCCACAACAAAATCTCCTCCCGTATTTCCGATACATCGACAgcgcaaccaccaccaccaccatgcgccgcggccgccgccgatgacgccgcctcccaccacccccctcctcctcctcctcctcacccaccacctcaccgccgccgccgccgcgctcctcgtcctcctcgaccccccctccccctccgcccgcAAGCGCAGGCGCCTCGACGTCGAGGAACTGGACCCCGTTCCGCTTCCCTCGCTgcagccggagccggagccgctgccgttgccgccgACGAGCCCGGACCACTACCCGCTCGCGTTCCGGGTGTCGGCGCCCACCTTCAACTTCCTCGCGGGCCTCCTCGACCCGCTCCTCTCCCACCCTTCGCTCCCGTCCTCGACGCtcctcgcgctcgcgctcgcgcgcCTCGCCACGGGGTTGCCCTACGCGACGCTCGCGGCGCTCTTCCGGGTGCCCGCAtcggcgccgcgcgccgcctcgcgccgcctccgccgcgtgcTCCTCGCGAACTTCCGATTCTGGCTCGCGTTCCCCGCCGAgccgagcagcgccgccgcgtcctcccctcTCCCGTCCTGCCGCGGCGCGCTCGCCTGCGCGCGCTTCGACGGCCCGGACGGGCCCCTCGCCGCGCAGCTCgtggccggcgcctcctcccgcgtcctctccctcgccgccgggtTCCGCGGCGACCGCACCGATCTCGAGGTGCTCAAGCTCTCGTCCCTGTACCAGGAGCTGGAGCAGGGGAAGGTGCTCGACCACGGCCAGTACCtcgccggtgacggcgacgggtACCCTCTTCTCCCCTGGCTCATGGTGCCGTTCCGGGGGCCAGCGGTGCCCGGCTCGCCGGAGGCGGAGTTCAACGCCGCGCACGACGCAATGTGCCGCAAGGCGAGGCGCACGGTCCGGAGCCTGAAGGGATGGGGCGCCATCGCTCGCCTCCGTGACGAGgagagccctcgcgccgccgtggcgTGCATCGGGACATGCGCAATGCTCCACAACGTGTTGCTCGCGAGAGAGGACCACTCGGCGTTGGCGCCGGAGGAGACCGACTTGCCGCCGGCGGTGCAGCGCCgggcggacgacggcgacgccgccggagtGGAAGATCTCGAGATCCATAGGCGCGCATCGGCGTTTCGGGGCGCATTGGCGGCGACGATGAGACGCCGGTGA
- the LOC127776283 gene encoding putative receptor protein kinase ZmPK1: MGISHLAMRGVYIFTTIFFLLMPTIALANHRKPFLARRSSISTQAFIARRSSISTQDDTTTILVSPNGDFSCGFYRVATNAFTFSIWFSRSSEKTVAWTANRDAPVNGKGSRLTFQKDGTLALLDYNGKVVWSTNTTATRADRAELLNNGNLVVMDPEGQHLWRSFDSPTDTLLPLQPITRNVKLVSASARGLLYSGFYNFLFDSNNILTLVYNGPDTASIYWPNPSFDQPWKNGRTTYDSLRYGVLNQTGYFVSSDLFKFEATDLGDHVMRRLTLDYDGNLRLYSLNETSGNWSVSWMAFSRVCQMHGVCGTNAVCNYIPELHCSCLQGFEVIDPTDWSKGCKRKVDITAIWDKGNRHNITNNSTSQDFSIRKITATDFWGYDTAYTQLIPYSNCRNMCLTANNCQAFGYRKGTGECYPKYSLFNGRRFPDPYNDLYLKVPKGVPFREESDSRPTHSCGVTEKLAYPSSQMFEEVTSNFEFGYFLSSVLTLLLIEVVLIIVGFSVVRKWETRPEITDEGYAIISSQFRRFSYKELQKATNCFQEELGSGGSGVVYKGVLDDERKVAVKILNDVIYGEQELRSELSVIGRIYHMNLVRIWGFCVEKTKRLLVSEYSENGSLDRLLFDYHNLFPVLKWSQRYNIALGVAKGLAYLHLECLEWIVHCDIKPENILLDKDFEPKIADFGLVKLLKPEAAQMPSRVHGTRGYIAPEWALNLPITGKADVYSYGVVLLELVKGSRVSRWVVDGKEEVGLAVKRNVDTLREKLASEDQSWLLEFVDSRLDGEFNYSQVATVLKIAVLCLEEDRRMRPSMDTVVEVLLSLVE; encoded by the coding sequence CCATGAGAGGCGTCTACATTTTCACCACAATATTCTTCCTTCTCATGCCAACAATTGCTCTTGCAAATCATAGAAAACCCTTCCTTGCTAGACGTTCATCCATTTCAACCCAAGCCTTCATTGCTAGACGTTCATCCATTTCAACCCAGGATGACACCACCACCATCCTAGTGTCCCCCAATGGCGACTTCTCCTGCGGATTCTACAGGGTGGCCACCAACGCATTCACCTTCTCCATCTGGTTCTCCAGGTCGTCGGAGAAGACGGTCGCTTGGACGGCGAACCGCGATGCTCCGGTGAACGGAAAGGGTTCCAGGCTCACCTTCCAGAAGGACGGCACCTTGGCCCTTCTTGACTACAATGGCAAAGTTGTATGGAGCACCAACACAACAGCCACTCGAGCCGACCGAGCAGAGCTTCTCAACAATGGAAACCTTGTTGTCATGGATCCTGAAGGCCAGCATCTATGGAGGAGCTTCGACTCGCCAACAGATACACTTCTGCCGTTGCAGCCAATAACTAGGAATGTAAAGCTGGTATCTGCATCTGCCAGGGGGCTGCTATATTCAGGCTTCTACAACTTTCTCTTCGACAGTAACAATATTTTGACTCTCGTCTACAACGGCCCAGACACTGCCAGCATATATTGGCCAAATCCTTCCTTTGACCAGCCATGGAAGAATGGAAGGACAACTTATGACAGTCTTCGATATGGTGTTCTAAATCAGACAGGTTATTTTGTATCAAGTGacctttttaagtttgaagcCACTGATCTTGGCGATCATGTCATGAGGAGGTTGACACTGGATTACGATGGAAATCTTAGGCTGTACAGCCTAAACGAGACCAGTGGCAACTGGTCAGTTTCTTGGATGGCATTCTCTAGAGTATGTCAAATGCATGGAGTGTGTGGCACAAACGCTGTCTGCAATTACATCCCGGAACTCCATTGTTCTTGCCTCCAAGGCTTCGAGGTGATTGATCCGACTGACTGGAGCAAAGGATGCAAGCGCAAGGTGGACATAACAGCAATCTGGGATAAAGGGAATAGACATAATATTACAAACAACTCTACCAGCCAGGACTTCTCAATCAGAAAGATCACTGCAACTGACTTCTGGGGGTATGACACCGCCTACACACAGTTAATACCATACTCAAACTGTAGAAATATGTGCCTCACCGCCAATAACTGTCAAGCCTTCGGCTACCGGAAGGGAACTGGTGAATGTTATCCAAAGTACTCTCTTTTCAATGGCAGGCGCTTCCCAGATCCTTACAATGACCTCTATCTGAAAGTTCCCAAGGGGGTGCCGTTTCGCGAAGAATCAGATTCTAGACCAACCCATTCTTGTGGAGTTACAGAAAAGTTAGCCTACCCTTCATCACAAATGTTTGAGGAAGTCACTTCCAATTTCGAGTTTGGTTACTTCCTTTCTTCTGTGTTAACGTTGCTTTTGATTGAAGTGGTTTTAATCATTGTTGGGTTTTCAGTTGTTAGAAAATGGGAGACAAGGCCTGAGATTACCGATGAAGGTTATGCAATCATTTCTAGTCAGTTCCGAAGATTCAGCTACAAGGAGTTACAAAAGGCAACCAATTGTTTTCAGGAAGAGCTGGGAAGTGGTGGATCGGGTGTGGTTTACAAGGGAGTCCTCGATGATGAAAGGAAGGTTGCagtgaaaattttaaatgatgTGATCTATGGAGAGCAGGAGTTAAGGTCTGAGCTAAGTGTCATAGGAAGAATATATCATATGAATCTGGTTAGAATTTGGGGGTTTTGTGTGGAGAAGACAAAGAGGCTCTTGGTTTCTGAGTACAGTGAGAACGGTTCTTTAGACAGACTTCTATTTGACTACCACAACTTATTTCCTGTCCTAAAATGGAGCCAAAGGTACAATATTGCACTTGGAGTGGCAAAAGGACTGGCATATCTTCACCTTGAATGTCTTGAATGGATCGTGCACTGCGATATCAAACCGGAAAACATATTGTTAGATAAAGACTTTGAGCCAAAGATTGCAGATTTTGGACTGGTGAAACTACTTAAGCCAGAAGCAGCACAAATGCCGTCAAGAGTGCATGGAACTAGAGGGTATATTGCACCAGAATGGGCTCTAAATCTTCCAATCACTGGCAAGGCTGATGTTTACAGCTATGGAGTAGTACTTCTTGAGTTAGTGAAGGGGAGTCGGGTTTCCAGATGGGTGGTTGATGGCAAGGAGGAGGTAGGTCTGGCTGTTAAACGCAATGTTGACACTCTTAGAGAGAAACTAGCTAGCGAAGATCAATCATGGCTGCTGGAATTTGTTGACAGCAGGCTGGATGGAGAATTCAACTATTCACAGGTGGCCACAGTACTAAAGATAGCAGTGTTATGTCTGGAAGAAGATAGGCGCATGAGACCAAGCATGGATACTGTGGTTGAAGTCCTGCTTTCGCTTGTGGAATAA